From Diaminobutyricibacter sp. McL0608, one genomic window encodes:
- a CDS encoding beta-glucosidase family protein yields the protein MQTSPGTGLGTPWITDSIDLSTVPLELKVRLLTGATAWTLHTFPEAGLRPLVVSDGPIGVRGVDDDPTPSAQLPSPSAVAASWDLDLVARLGSLVADEAKRKGTDVVLAPVVNLQRTPVGGRHFECYSEDPYLTSRVGSSFIAAAQDRGVGMSVKHFAGNESETDRTTYVARIDERTMREVYLAPFEHAVRNAGVWSVMAAYNQVDDGVQTAPSTEHGRLLNDVLKGEWGFDGVVVSDWLATNTTVESAVGGLDLVMPGPGGPWEEKLAAAVRAGDVPESVIDDKVRRILRLGERVGAIGDEPTPLVDPDLPFAPETRALLREAVARSIVLLRNEDSFLPLDPGAVATVALIGPNAVEPFVQGGGSAFVDAPYLSTAEDAIRAALPNAVVTVHRGGTGRRHAHPIGRGLVSAPDGTAGYELTLLDAGGDPLGAATIVEARESWNRHVPLDARKARIRASVRLSTPGVHRLEVGLSGAHRVWFGEELVSRSTTIVGHDVILDSSANHPDGPSRRFAVDEVSGPVTVEIHAEVQVVDAAGYGTFVRFELRHEPNDPDVDGEIAEAVEAARLADVAVVIIGTNEETESEGWDRPDLQLPGRQNELVRRVAEANPRTVVVVNAGGPLILPWLDEVAAVLWWWLPGQEAGNGLADALLGTIEPGGRLPWTLPASEADVPVPHALPVDGVIEYTEGIDVGHRGWDRLDRTPARPFGFGLGYTTFSSGPETIEGWDGDELIVTVPVTNTGSRPGRAIPQLYLEDVTSPVDRPVRWLAGFTIADLEPGHSAGVRIAVPRRAFEIWNVQAHSWDFATGPYTVRTGASSRDLSDGVTVDMSPPTGHAAPPDA from the coding sequence ATGCAGACGTCCCCCGGTACCGGTCTCGGCACCCCGTGGATCACCGACTCGATCGATCTTTCGACCGTCCCGCTCGAGCTCAAGGTCCGGCTCCTCACCGGCGCCACCGCATGGACGCTCCACACCTTCCCCGAAGCCGGCCTCCGCCCGCTGGTCGTCTCCGACGGACCCATCGGAGTCCGCGGCGTCGACGACGATCCGACCCCGTCCGCACAGCTCCCCAGCCCGTCCGCCGTCGCCGCCTCCTGGGACCTCGACCTCGTGGCTCGCCTCGGTTCCCTCGTCGCGGACGAGGCGAAGCGCAAGGGGACGGATGTGGTGCTCGCCCCGGTCGTGAACCTCCAGCGCACCCCGGTCGGCGGCCGGCACTTCGAGTGCTATTCCGAAGACCCGTACCTGACCAGCCGAGTCGGCTCGAGCTTCATCGCCGCCGCCCAGGACCGCGGTGTCGGGATGAGCGTCAAGCATTTCGCAGGCAACGAATCCGAGACCGACCGCACGACCTATGTCGCACGCATCGACGAGCGGACCATGCGCGAGGTGTACCTGGCTCCGTTCGAGCACGCCGTGCGGAACGCCGGCGTGTGGTCGGTCATGGCCGCATACAATCAGGTCGACGACGGAGTCCAGACGGCGCCGTCCACCGAACACGGCCGGCTCCTCAACGACGTTCTCAAAGGCGAGTGGGGCTTCGACGGCGTCGTGGTCAGCGACTGGCTCGCCACCAACACGACAGTCGAGTCGGCGGTCGGTGGCCTCGACCTCGTGATGCCCGGCCCGGGCGGCCCGTGGGAGGAGAAGCTCGCCGCGGCGGTTCGCGCAGGCGACGTCCCCGAGAGCGTCATCGACGACAAGGTGCGGCGCATCCTCCGACTGGGCGAGCGTGTCGGCGCGATCGGGGACGAGCCGACGCCCCTCGTCGACCCGGACCTGCCGTTCGCGCCCGAGACCCGTGCGCTGCTGCGCGAGGCCGTCGCCCGCTCGATCGTCCTCCTCCGCAACGAGGATTCGTTCCTCCCGCTCGACCCGGGCGCTGTCGCCACCGTCGCGCTCATCGGTCCGAACGCCGTCGAGCCGTTCGTGCAGGGCGGCGGAAGCGCGTTCGTCGACGCGCCGTACCTCTCGACCGCTGAGGACGCCATCCGTGCCGCCCTTCCGAACGCCGTCGTCACAGTCCACCGTGGCGGCACCGGCCGCAGGCACGCCCACCCGATCGGGCGCGGACTGGTCAGCGCCCCGGACGGCACCGCCGGCTACGAGCTCACGCTGCTCGACGCCGGCGGCGACCCCCTGGGCGCCGCGACAATCGTCGAGGCCCGGGAGAGCTGGAACCGCCACGTTCCTCTCGACGCGCGCAAGGCGCGCATCCGCGCATCCGTCCGCCTCTCCACCCCGGGTGTCCACCGCCTGGAGGTCGGCCTCTCCGGAGCGCACCGCGTCTGGTTCGGCGAAGAACTCGTCTCGCGGTCCACCACGATCGTCGGCCACGACGTCATCCTCGATTCTTCTGCGAACCACCCGGACGGCCCGAGTCGCCGGTTCGCCGTCGACGAGGTGAGCGGTCCGGTCACCGTCGAAATCCACGCCGAAGTCCAGGTCGTCGACGCCGCCGGTTACGGGACGTTCGTCCGTTTCGAGCTCCGGCACGAGCCGAACGACCCCGACGTCGATGGCGAGATCGCGGAGGCCGTCGAGGCCGCCCGACTCGCCGACGTGGCCGTCGTGATCATCGGGACGAACGAGGAGACGGAGTCCGAAGGCTGGGACCGGCCCGACCTGCAACTGCCCGGCCGGCAGAACGAGCTGGTGCGCCGCGTGGCGGAGGCCAACCCGCGCACCGTCGTCGTCGTCAACGCCGGCGGCCCGCTCATCCTGCCGTGGCTCGACGAGGTCGCCGCGGTGCTCTGGTGGTGGCTTCCCGGCCAGGAGGCCGGAAACGGGCTGGCGGATGCGCTCCTCGGCACGATCGAACCCGGCGGCCGCCTGCCCTGGACGCTCCCCGCATCCGAGGCCGACGTCCCGGTGCCGCATGCCCTCCCGGTCGACGGCGTCATCGAATACACGGAAGGCATCGACGTCGGCCACCGCGGCTGGGATCGGCTCGACCGGACCCCGGCGCGGCCCTTCGGTTTCGGTCTCGGTTATACGACCTTCTCGTCCGGCCCCGAGACGATCGAAGGCTGGGACGGCGACGAACTCATCGTGACCGTGCCTGTCACCAACACCGGATCGCGCCCCGGACGCGCCATCCCACAGCTCTACCTCGAAGACGTCACGTCTCCGGTCGACCGGCCCGTCCGCTGGCTGGCCGGCTTCACCATCGCAGACCTCGAGCCCGGCCACAGCGCAGGTGTCCGCATCGCCGTGCCGCGCCGAGCCTTCGAGATCTGGAACGTCCAGGCGCACTCCTGGGATTTCGCCACCGGTCCGTACACCGTGCGAACCGGCGCATCAAGTCGTGACCTGTCCGACGGAGTCACCGTCGACATGTCCCCGCCGACGGGTCACGCTGCACCACCGGACGCCTAG
- a CDS encoding ABC transporter ATP-binding protein: MSTHDEVRDARAATTQIPVLETVNLTKHFPVRGPGKKVVHAVEGVDMKLYRGQVVALVGESGSGKSTVSRLIAQLLTHTGGTILLNGEPVNAHSGRAFRQYCRNVQMILQDPFASLNPIHKIRYVLTRSVRIHHPRASKAEREELLSKLLGQVDLTPSERYLGKFPHELSGGQRQRVAIARALGANPKVLLADEPVSMLDVSIRIGVLNLLRDLKERLNLAILYITHDIASARYFADQTMVMYAGQVVERGPSEEVTQRPAHPYTQLLIASAPDPDVLSTRSETKAQGEPPSLITPPAGCRFNPRCPFAMERCRTEAPPVFQVTDEHQASCWLYADDATAEREAAFGVHA, from the coding sequence ATGAGCACGCACGATGAGGTGCGGGATGCGAGGGCTGCGACGACGCAGATCCCCGTTCTCGAGACGGTGAACCTCACCAAGCATTTTCCGGTCCGCGGACCGGGTAAGAAGGTCGTCCATGCAGTCGAAGGCGTCGACATGAAGCTGTACCGGGGCCAGGTCGTCGCCCTCGTCGGCGAATCGGGGAGCGGCAAGTCGACGGTCTCACGACTGATCGCCCAGCTGCTGACCCACACGGGCGGCACCATCCTCCTCAACGGCGAGCCGGTGAACGCCCACTCGGGACGCGCGTTCCGGCAGTACTGCCGCAACGTGCAGATGATCCTGCAGGATCCGTTCGCGTCGCTGAACCCCATCCACAAGATCCGCTACGTGCTGACACGCTCGGTTCGCATCCATCACCCGCGTGCTTCGAAGGCGGAGCGCGAAGAGCTGCTCAGCAAGCTCCTCGGCCAGGTCGACCTGACCCCGTCGGAGCGCTACCTCGGCAAGTTCCCGCACGAGCTGTCGGGCGGCCAGCGCCAGCGCGTCGCCATCGCACGCGCACTCGGTGCGAACCCGAAGGTGCTGCTCGCCGACGAGCCCGTCTCGATGCTCGACGTGTCCATCCGCATCGGGGTGCTCAACCTGCTGCGCGACCTGAAGGAGCGCCTCAACCTCGCGATCCTCTACATCACGCACGACATCGCATCCGCCCGCTACTTCGCCGACCAGACGATGGTCATGTACGCGGGCCAGGTCGTCGAACGGGGACCGAGCGAAGAGGTGACCCAGCGTCCGGCGCACCCGTATACGCAGCTGCTCATCGCATCCGCTCCCGACCCCGACGTGCTGTCGACGCGCTCCGAGACCAAAGCTCAGGGCGAGCCCCCGAGCCTGATCACACCGCCTGCGGGCTGCCGGTTCAACCCGCGCTGCCCGTTCGCCATGGAGCGCTGCCGCACCGAGGCGCCGCCCGTTTTCCAGGTGACCGACGAGCACCAGGCCTCATGCTGGCTGTACGCCGACGACGCGACCGCCGAACGCGAAGCTGCATTCGGGGTGCACGCATGA
- a CDS encoding ABC transporter substrate-binding protein, translating into MKRRMIGLAATALAVGLVLTGCAGSNNSGGGNLHPLTIGMPDGPQSNNSNPFVTTSSAAILGYTYLIYEPLAQWNPTLPAKDPTPWLAKEWKWNSDFTELTVTPREGVKWSDGKDFTAADIAYTFNLLKSTPAFNTDALPIESADSSDKTATIKFTTSQFLNQTKVLQKYIVPEHIWSKISDPTKDTNQKPVGTGPYALKSWTQQVITFSPNNTYWGGKPPVPSIQFTSYTDNNAQTAALLSGQSQWSYVFIPDIDNTYVKKSPTNNAYLPTGLGIDALFLNTAKAPFDNVAMRQAANMVIDRNAVHVQGYSGFKGLVDTVTGLPSPAGDAFTAPDYKGKKATVDIDGAKKVLTDAGYTYQGSNLIDPSGKPVTVTFQDPAGWSDYLASLQIMADNLSKIGVKATVETPTVDAWTSAVASGDFQATLHWTNTGATPWDIYSDTMDGTQLKPLGQAASWNFGRFKSDEATKALADYATTTDEDQRKQDMYTLEKIMVEQVPVIPMAAGPIGAEFSTKYWTGFPTAKDPYAVPQPTQPSLSQVVMHLKPVSGK; encoded by the coding sequence GTGAAACGCAGAATGATTGGCCTGGCGGCGACCGCGCTCGCGGTCGGGCTGGTACTGACGGGCTGTGCTGGAAGCAACAACAGCGGTGGGGGCAACCTCCACCCGCTGACCATCGGCATGCCCGACGGCCCGCAGTCCAACAACTCGAACCCGTTCGTGACGACGTCGTCCGCGGCGATCCTCGGATACACCTACCTGATCTACGAACCCCTGGCGCAGTGGAACCCCACTCTCCCCGCCAAGGACCCGACCCCGTGGCTCGCCAAGGAGTGGAAGTGGAATTCGGACTTCACCGAGCTCACGGTCACGCCGCGCGAAGGCGTCAAGTGGTCGGATGGCAAGGACTTCACCGCCGCCGACATCGCCTACACGTTCAACCTGCTGAAGAGCACGCCGGCGTTCAACACCGACGCGCTGCCGATCGAGTCGGCTGATTCGAGCGACAAGACGGCGACCATCAAGTTCACGACCTCCCAGTTCCTCAACCAGACGAAGGTCCTCCAGAAGTACATCGTTCCGGAGCACATCTGGTCGAAGATCTCCGACCCGACGAAGGACACCAACCAGAAGCCCGTCGGCACCGGTCCGTACGCGCTGAAGAGCTGGACCCAGCAAGTCATCACCTTCTCGCCCAACAACACGTACTGGGGTGGCAAGCCTCCGGTCCCGTCGATCCAGTTCACGTCGTACACCGACAACAACGCGCAGACCGCGGCGCTCCTCAGCGGACAGTCGCAGTGGAGCTACGTGTTCATCCCGGACATCGACAACACGTACGTCAAGAAGAGCCCGACCAACAACGCGTACCTGCCGACCGGTCTGGGAATCGACGCTCTCTTCCTGAACACCGCCAAAGCCCCGTTCGACAACGTGGCGATGCGACAGGCCGCCAACATGGTGATCGACCGCAACGCCGTTCACGTCCAGGGCTACTCCGGCTTCAAGGGCCTCGTCGACACGGTCACGGGTCTCCCGTCACCTGCAGGTGACGCGTTCACGGCTCCGGATTACAAGGGCAAGAAGGCCACCGTCGACATCGACGGCGCCAAGAAGGTGCTCACGGATGCGGGCTACACCTACCAGGGCTCGAACCTGATCGACCCGTCGGGCAAGCCCGTCACGGTCACGTTCCAGGACCCCGCCGGATGGTCGGACTACCTCGCTTCGCTGCAGATCATGGCGGACAACCTGTCCAAGATCGGCGTGAAGGCCACGGTCGAGACCCCGACGGTCGACGCCTGGACCTCGGCGGTCGCCTCCGGTGACTTCCAGGCCACCCTGCACTGGACGAACACGGGCGCGACGCCGTGGGACATCTACTCCGACACCATGGACGGCACCCAGCTGAAGCCGCTGGGCCAGGCTGCCTCGTGGAACTTCGGCCGCTTCAAGAGCGACGAAGCCACGAAGGCCCTCGCCGACTACGCCACGACGACGGATGAGGACCAGCGCAAGCAGGACATGTACACCCTCGAGAAGATCATGGTCGAACAGGTCCCGGTCATCCCGATGGCGGCAGGTCCGATCGGTGCCGAGTTCAGCACGAAGTACTGGACCGGTTTCCCGACGGCGAAGGACCCGTATGCGGTGCCCCAGCCGACGCAGCCCAGCCTCTCGCAGGTTGTCATGCACCTGAAGCCGGTGTCCGGAAAGTAG